Genomic window (Alnus glutinosa chromosome 9, dhAlnGlut1.1, whole genome shotgun sequence):
ATATCTGTGGATTCTAGATTTGGGTTGATTAATTAACAGgtgccaaaaaaagaaaaaaaagaaaaaaaaagggtataatGGATATGGTATaccgattttattttttattttttaatttatttataaaataaattaacgtCGTTTATTCAAAACGATGCCATAAATTAGAAACAATTATTGTCGTTTTGaataaacaacattaaaaatttgaagataATTCTCGTTATACAAATGAAGATAATTATCTCCAATATCTAACGTACAACGTTAAAATTTGCATCGTTTGTGTATAAACGACGCAAAATTAAATTTCTCAACCTTGGtattaaatgcagaaaaagAAACGACGAGAACAAACGACACTAAAATATTAGCGTAACTTTTTTAAAGATTCGCATTGTTTTTAAAATTCGCAACGTTATTACCACTGAATCTATGCTAGCTTATCATCAACGTACAATGAGATTACAATTAGGGtcgctattaaattttttattattgctGCAACTAACATAATGACTATTAAACGCATTGACATGTGCTTTCTTGTCTTGGAAGACTTTAAGCTTGAGTCTTTTGTAGGTCTATAGTGCCCTATCAACGGCCAACTGTCCCAATCAGCATGAGTTTGGGACTTGACTTCCTTTATAACCGGTCCAAACCCAACCCAAGGGAGGGGGGGAACTATTAGCCCTGTTTATGTAATTACGTTTGGCCAATAGAAGTTATAAAATTAAAGTAGAGGTACAAAGTAACTATATTGAATGTCGAAAGCAATGTgtttgttttaaatgatttggCTACCGAAGTAGTACCATCGATCTCTTTTAAGTCCCAACATCTTCTTTTGAGGCCGGACAACGATGATGTTGCGAAAAAGCTGGCCCAGTTATGAACTCATTTCCAGCTCTACTTGTGTCCATGTTTCATGCCCAAAGCTTGATAATGGTCGAGTTGTGTTGTCTGGGACCATATATTTAAAGCCAAGAAGGCTGACTTTTGGGCTCAGTTGGTGGAGTCTCTCGGCTTGGCTGGTGGGCCAGAAGTGCATTATTTTCTTGAACTGATCAAAGGAATGATGGCAATTTTAGATTAAAAATACTACATTAATTCTCTCTCCTTATACTTTTAAGCAAGGTTAGCCGGTCCGGTTCGGATCGATTTGCTTTTAGCCCGTCAATTCGTTAAGGGTTAATCCAAATATGACTTATTtagttaaacgggtcaaactaTTTAACCCGTTTGATCCATTTAATAAACGGTCACAGGTGGGTTAATTCGTTTGACCTGTTTAGATTCAAAAAACAATCTATTTAACCCGTTGGACGTAATTCAATACGATACATTTAACCCGTTTCGATctaaacacgacccgtttaacccGTATCAacatgtttttattatataaaaaaaattatataatttcatAAACGGGTCAAGCGATTTATGACTTAAACCCATTTATGTCGAATCTTAATTCTTTTATGATGCGTCAGGTGCGTATCATGTTAAAAATTTTCAACTACACTTTCAAATATTTACTTGCAAACGCAGCAGTTGTGAGGTCAACTTTCTACAGCAATGTTTTTTAATCTTATCTACTTAATTACTCTTATTTTACCATTGTTAAATTAGAGCAAGTACTCGAGAATGCAAAAGAGAGAGTTTGTATAGGATTTCTCATTTTAGAATGAACCAAGTAGGATGTCAACTGCTACAGTTGAGCAACTAAGAGCAATCAATTGCATAGGTGAGAGGTAACATCCATGAGGAGGTTGGGTCACTGGGACCTGGAGTCACAAAAAGCATCAGTACCGATCCAGCGATCCTCATCATATGCTCTCCTGCAAAGTAAAAACTACAGAAGCTTATTTCTTAAGTTTGTGGCAAGGAAATGAGTTGTTTAAGCTCTCAGAAATACTTAAAAAGTGAAAGCAAAGCAATCATGCACGTCTTTATTAATTTTGCCTGCACACCCACTTGAGATCCCCTCTGCTATTCCTGCCTTCCCAAGCAAACTAGTCGCTGAAACGGCAAAATCTCTCAATCTATCCATTCATTTTCTCCACCTCCCACAGAAAGATGAGCGGATAACAGCTATGATTTTGTAGCTAAAATTGTACCCTTTCACCTAACTTCATTCCTCCCCACCCTTAATAAAAACCCTCTTCTCCTTCCCACACATATCAAACAATCTTGCACTACCAAATTTCCCAAGCAAAAGACAGCCCACCTAGCAAGATGATCAACCAGTGTCTCTTCTCCCTCTCCCTTCTACTTGTTTTCTTCCTCTTCCATTGCACCACGACTTTAGCCCAGCCTGCTCAGGCCCCGGCACCGGCCGGACCGACCAACATCACCAAAATCCTTGAAAAGGCCGGCCAGTTCACCATCTTAATCCGCCTCCTAAAGAGCACCAAAGTGAGTGACCAAATTAACCAGCAGTTGAACGATTCAAACAATGGCTTAACCGTATTTGCTCCAACCGACAATGCATTTGCGAACCTCAAATCAGGCACTCTTAATGCTCTCACTGACCAACAAAAGGTCCAGCTTATACAGTTTCACATATTACCCAACTTTCTTTCTCTGTCAAACTTCCAAACTGTGAGTAATCCTGTGCGGACTCAGGCCGGAGATACCAAACCCGGCGAGTTCCCGCTCAATGTGACCACTTCCGGTAACCAAGTGAACATCTCGAGTGGCCTTGTCAATACCACAGTGGGCGGTTCAGTGTATTCGGATAATCAGCTCGCTGTTTACCAAGTGGACTCAGTGCTTCTTCCGCAGGACATTTTTGCTCCAAAGCCTCCGGCACCGGCCCCGGCACCAGCCCAGCCCAAGGCTAAGACTAAGAAGAAGACTGCCGACAGTCCTGCTGCTGATGCTACAGATAACGAATCTGGTGCACCGAGTCTGACAGCCAGGCATGGAATGTTGGTGTCCATTGGATTTGCTGTGATTGCAGCACTTTCTTTGTGACAAAAGGAACTTTGATGATATATGCACCGGCGGCATATACTTTGGTGAGGTCAAATATATTGTCTAGTCCTCTATGATTTTGCTGAGTTGGATTGAACGGTCGTGATCAGCGTACACCGAGTGCTTTCAAATAATTGCCATCTTTCCCTGTCCCATAGCTATCATGCTAGTTAATTTGTGATGAGAACCAATGCTActgttattgattttttttttttttttgacctttttatttttattttttatttttatttttttgttgtcctTTTCACTTCCATGCTCCTACGTATGTACTTGAgaattttgtataatttttcaatAGAAGTTGTCACTGGGCTTGAGCATTCAACTTTCCCTTTAAATACCAATATAattaaatgtattttaaaataaacaattttggATATATAATAAATGAATGATCAGTAATGATATTTAGTAGACTACTATACGACTCGTATACGAGAGTTGTACAATAATTTActaattaaataacattactttaaACGAATACAAGAATGAGATGCTGCAGTGCATACCGGTGGAAAATCAGACTTTGCCGCCCTTCGCTCAATTAAGGAATTTTGGCTGTTTGGTATGTCAAACGGCCTACTAAAAAGTAGGTATATATAGCGTGTTATTGAGGGGTGCAAGAGCAGAAAAACAAATTTCTTCCCAAAAGATTTCAAACCCATAATACTGCAAGAATATTGCAGGCAATAATCAAGATTGAAGATGGGGGCGTTATCTGGTGTGCAATCTTGTCAAACGAGTTCTTATATCACTTTCATCGCCTTGCTATATTACAAAGTAGATTTTGGTTTTCAAAAGAAGTGTAAGTACGTATGAGGGGccaaatgaagaaaagaacTTCCTTACCTTATCCTCGGAATAGTCTTAACAAGCCTAGCTAATAGTTTGAAACTTCAAAGAAAAGATACGAAAGCAAAGATCTCAACCTTCATTGTATTTGCTGATTATGAGTTATGAACGCTTCACGAACGGCCAATGCTTCCCAAAGACGTGCTGGCATGGGAAGGTGGGATGAGGTGTTATGCACAAAACTCTGGTAGCTTTATGATAAATAGATGTGAAGAAGTAGCATTAGTACTCTAACCAAATTCTTTCGCCCGAAATGGAGAGTGCATAAAGAATATGATGccatgaaaatatatattttcttagttGAAcatataagagtaatgctagaaatctcTATTGTGttcatccaaaaataatgtggtttttaaaatcaccattagatcactatttaattttgattaaatgtttattttaaaagccacatcatatTTGGAGGGACACAAAATAGACATAAGGaagacttctagaattactcaacCATGAAAAAAAGGTGGTATGTGTTCTCATGATATACTCTGATTTGATCTAAAGGAAATCTAAAAGAAACTGTAATACTCAGGTCgcaaagagatgaatagctcacaaaAGGTGAGTGGttttataaagatatttatgAGTGtaaagtctcacattgcctaattattatgtaaaactgggctttataaaggATTCTAGAATACTCCAAAATAACTAGTCATTTTTGGgtgtgatagcgcagatgtgactaGTGTTTTTTTCTGAGTAGTTACAAAtgccaaaaggactagtcaatttgaagcttctctACAATCCCTTATAaaacccagtttcacctaataactaagtAATGTAGGACTTACCACTCGtgactatctcttataaactacTCATTTTATGTGAGATATTCATTTTTTCTCAATATCGAACCGGAGTGTTATAGAAACAGTTGGCCagatttgtggtttttctttGAGGGAGGGGTGCTATATGGGCCTATCGTGTTTAATTTTGACATTAATGACCGAGTAATGTAAACTAAATGGTAGCTCTCAAGGTAACATGTGACATAGACATGATGATCTTACTTTATCTAGATATTACGATAATAATATCGTAATAATTCCTAgctaaattaagttatttttgaATGAGGTAAGAAAATAGCTGCGTTGTAGTAAATTAAAGTCTCATAACTCTTACATTTTTCGTTTGCAGTGTATAAATATTTTCACTACTattcaaacatttaaaaatatttttgacatgaTCGATTGATTTTAAGAGCTCAACcaaataatgcaaaaaaaaaaaaaaaaagatttttatttcagttttctttttttaacaaaatcatttttcataaagtAAATTTTGCATCGAAATAGGTACAGCCTAAATATTTATTGGTTATACTCGTAATATAATCATGTAAGCAAGTAGATGTTGAAGAGATCGAACCCAAGTGAAATGAAAAACTTCATGAGTACAGTCGAGTGTGatgatgttttttgttttctttgtttctttatttttttttgcaagaattATGAGGTTTAGattttagcatatatatatagccctcTCCAAAAATTAGTAATAAAGTGGTTGGTTAAGCAACATAAGATGCTTAGTGAAAGGGACAACAGCACAAGTACTACAAGGCCAATGTTTGGTTTATAGCCGACAATGGCAATCtcttaaaataaaagataaaggcATGACCAACTGATCAAGTGAAAGTTGTTAATTATGAGCATGATGACAAGGGAGAAACCAACACAGCAAGTATTCCGTAAAGATAAATGTTATTCAGCATTTTCAAATGTTCATCGTCCAgcaatttaattatttgttatttgttattttttttcgaaaaagtGAACGTGAATGTGCTACGTGGACAAAAATATTGAGATTTGGACACTCTAGAAtgctgaatatatatatatatatatatatatatatatatatatagcattgagaaatgattgttgtacaactcttgacacaacttttatacaattctaacaagttttttcaaactaactattagatttgttttttaatatatggatcataaatatctaatgattaatcttaaaaaaagttgttaaagttaTATAAGAATTATACGAAAGTTGTAAATATATCATATTtcatataacatttctcatccATAAAAGAGCACCGGCATAACAGGCATATATAAACCAAATGACAGTgagaaccatatatatatatatatctcaatcGATCCGATTCAAGATAAtgaactatatatatgtgtCAATTAACAAAGGAAAATTGAATGCAAGTGACATACCCATATCATGCATGCTTATATGAAGAATAAGAAGACTGAAGTTGATCGGCAATCCATGGACGAGTtaccatttttcagaaaatggTAAAGGTCAGCAGCCATGCATGTTATACCTGAAAATCCTATCGTGGAGTAGTTtcaggagaagagaagaaacaTACAAGCCAGTAAGTGTGTTTGGAAAAAATGtttttactttcttattttaaaGTAACCAATTAACAATAACTTGAGTGTTAGAAAGAGGAAAGATGAGAGCCTACCTGAAAAGCGGATATGCGGTGGGAATAGGGAAGAGATCAGGGGGAAAGAATCTTCTCTTTAAGGTTGTCGCATGCAAATCAGTTTTTATAGCTAAGATTCACTATAAGCGAACGCGAACCCATCATAAACGTCTCTATTAACCTAAACACATCTCAGATCCCCTATGTTTTTCCTGCCTTCCCAAGCAAACTAGTGGCTAAACAGGCAAAATCTCTGATTCTATCCATTCATCCCGCCACCTCTCACAGAAAAGATGAGCTGCTAACATCTTAGGTTTTGTAACTGAGATTAAGGTTTTGTAACTAAGATTGTACCCTTCACCTAACTTCATTTTCTCCCAGCCTTATTAAAAGCCCTCTCCTCCCTCGACCTCACATATCAAACACTACAGCAAGCACGTACAACTCTTGCATGCATTAGCAAATATATTAAGCAAAAACACTCCCCACCATGCATGCGAAGATGACCAAACAGGCTCTCTTCTCCCTCTCACTTGTTTTTCTCTCCCTCTGCAGCAAGACTTTCGGCCAGCCAGCTCAGGCCCCCACTCAGCCCGCCAACGCCCCGGCTCAGCCCGCCAATATCCCAGTACCACGTGGCACCCCCGACGTCACCAAAATCCTCCAAAAGGCCGGAGGATTCACGATCCTAATCCGCCTCTTAAAAACCACTGCAGTGGCTGACCAAATCAAAGGGCAGCTAGCCAATTCAGACACTGGTTTTACCCTTTTCGCCCCAACCGACTCGGCATTTTCAGACCTCAAATCGGGCACTTTAAATTCTCTCAACAACGAAGAAAAGATCCGGCTTATGCAGTTTCATACCTTACCCAAATTTTATTCTCTGGAAAACTTCCAAACCGTGACCAACCCGGTTCGAACACAGGCAGGAGATACCAACCCCGGCGATTACCCACTAAATGTGACCACTGCGGGAAGCCAAGTAAACATTTCGACTGGCCTTGTGAATGCCACTGTGAGCGGTACAATATTTTCTGCTAAACAACTTGCTGTGTATCGAGTGGACAAAGTGCTTCTTCCTCTGGACATCTTTGTTCCAAAGGCGCCTCCTGCACCAGCGCCGGCACCGCTCCCAGTCAAGCCTAAGGCCAAGAAGAAGGCAGCAGCTAGTCCAAAGAGTagtactactactactactccTCATCCTACTCCTACACTAGTGGTTGATTCTGGTGCACTGGGTCTCACAAAGCATGGAATACCCGTGTCCGTCGGGATTTCTCTTTTCATTGCAGCATTTTCTCTCTGataaatcttgaaaaaaaaaaagcatgatgATATATGGACCAGCAGGTCAGCGCATATGCATGGTGAGCCCAATAAGTGTTTtacccccccctttttttttttgataatggaGAAAAAGTTCTTCTATGATTCTATTAAGGAcagatttctttttttcataaattgGGTTTGGAAGAATCATGTTGAGCCCAATCATTAagtgttttatcttttttactGCTGATGGAGAGAAAGTTCCTCTGTGATTCTATTAAGGACACAAGTGTTTCACCTTTTTTTCCTGCTAATGGCGAGAGAGTTCTTATGTGATGCTACATATTAATTAAGGacaaaattttttctaaattgtaaAATGAGTTCAAGGAAATTATTTCAatctaaacaattaaattgatatgtatttttagagcatgtgattctcacatgtatttttaaaatgtatgtgAGAATCATACATGTGATGCCCATAGACTTTTATATAAGTCATAAAGCAGAAATATCGTAATTCTACCTAGCTTTAGTGCCTTAAAATATTGACATCAAATCATAAGATGCCACAAGGGCAGTTctacacataattttaaatattgactCAACTTGAACTAGTCCTTAAGAAGGTGAGAGGCATCCTGGAAGCCTCATGAACGAAAGCCAAGACAATCATAGGGGTCATCATCCATCTCCTTTTCAGCAGCATCCGTAAAATTACTGAAATTTTAAAGGAGTAATGTGATGCCGGGCAGAACTAGGATTGCTCTGACAGTGTAACATCCcgtttttacaaaaagcgtaagtgaagatttttgaattttcacgtgacattactaatttattagagttaaatattggcaatggaatatatagatataatacaGACTTGAGAATTAAATAACACTTCAGAACTTCtattgaaatacctcaaaatagatataataagcAAGTCtgtataattatacaaagtagtagtagtcatgcctcacagggtataaatagtcatacaagccaaaatactAAAGCTTAATAAATACACATCaggaatataaatattgtctttaaactaagttaatgaactacaacatggTAGTTCTTAAAAAGGAGGcagtctagcctcaaatactagtatCAGAATCCATCTATgagtctggatagtcctgatattcttcttcttcataacctaaattatcacacaatacatggagaagacaacaacataaaatactaaagtgagtccactgtttctcataataatatgagtgctgatttatttaaataaatgcaacataatgcaatggctttataatcatatatatacgcaatatataaATCTAGCGGAATATTGTTCTACAGTCATGTCACCCTGAACAAGATTTGGAATTCTATTACTTGAAGTTGCCTTTGGGATCTAGGGAAAAAGAGCCGGTTGTACTCTACTTTGAACATCTCCCAAGTGATCACCGTTCCTTCCCCAAGTAGTACCTTCCTCGCATTCCACCATCTCCCAACTCCACCTGTCAGCTGCAGTGCGAGGTACTGAACTTTCTGCTCGTTTGTACAGCCGAGAGTAGTGTATAACACATCTATGTCTGTGAGCCATGCTTCCGCAGCATTCGGCCCTTCGGTTCCttcaaaagtttgaaaatgATAACTAGCAAAATCACGTAACGAACAACCTACGGGTTTGGATGGTTCATTAGGTCGTGGAATTCCTAATATGGCTTCTGTAAGGTGCCTAGTGGCGTCAGCTATAAATTGTATTAAAGTTGGGTGTATGCCATCATTGTATGGTGGAGGTGGAGTCGGAAGTTCTTCCTCACCATTTTCTTCGGGATGAGGGACGCGGTTAAAGTCACAGAGAGGACGGCGTCTAGGAGGCATGATTCTGTGTTTTAAAGGAACAGTTATTCCACATTTTGTAGAATAAAATCAATCTTCTTTAAATAACTATGTAACATTTATAACCAACCAATAATGCTAGTAAACtaatcatttaataatcaatCATCGATAAAgaattcatcaacaataataaataaatcatgttGTAAACAATTATAACACTCAAAGTCACTcaagtaaacaataattataaacaataaaatttaaatgcaCATTTGCATCTATCCAATGAAGCATGTTAAAAGATTTTACTCTTACTCTAATTCCTGAAATTCTATTTAGtgtctagcatatatatatatatatatataaacaaaaatacttttatatCCTTATAGCTCTGTGTGTCTCCATCCCATGCTAAGGTCAAGTCTAAGGTCCTCAGAGCAGACCGCTCAgataccaaactgtaacgccttgcttttacaaaaagcgtaagtgaagatttttgaattttcacgtgacattactaatttatcagagttaaatattggcaacggaatatatagatataatacagacttgggaattaaataacacttcagaacttctactgaaataccttaaaatagatataataagcAAGTCTGTGTAAttatacaaagtagtagtagtcatgcctcacagggcataaatagtcatacaagccaaaatactAAAGCTTAATAAATACACATAaggaatataaatattgtctttaaactaagttaatgaactacaacatagTAGTTCTCAAAAAGGAGGTAGTCTAGCCTCAAATACCAGTATCAGCATCCATCTATGaatctggatagtcctgatattcttcttcttcataacctgaattatcacacaatacagggagaagacaacaacataaaatactaaagtgagtcaactgtttcccataataatatgagtgctgatttatttaaataaatgcaacataatgcaatggctttataatcatatatatacgcaatatataatctatggtcgcaagtcatagacatagattgaatataaacacgATCATAAATCAATGatatgatagttttaaatgcagagttttaggtatttttctttttccactcTTCTGTTGGCCTAGACACGGTTAATGTCTTATTTGAAGCttgggcttcctccctttaacttttaattattttctttgggaacctaggctcctggaaacctcggttTCCCGGGTGACCTAGGTACtctagtttttgtatttttattattctcttttcggATACTTCCTCATTCATTGAGAatctaggaactcatgtgaagcctcatgtacccactgtggatttagatccagcagcttgttattagacagattattaaaaataataaaatatgcaaaaccacatgcgcaaacaagtaaataaagcagtaaacataatattataggaaaagttaACTAGcatcgtcctcagtaagtatagagatacttactagtttctgctccaaggGTTTTCctctacaactgcataattacaTTCATGTGACGACACTAAATTAGTTATAAGGCGTTACGAACATATTTACTATACTTattctcaaaatattattataacaaTCATTCTATTACTTCAATTTATAAATTGGGTGACGTAACGGTATTGCTATTTGGTT
Coding sequences:
- the LOC133878605 gene encoding fasciclin-like arabinogalactan protein 12 — translated: MHAKMTKQALFSLSLVFLSLCSKTFGQPAQAPTQPANAPAQPANIPVPRGTPDVTKILQKAGGFTILIRLLKTTAVADQIKGQLANSDTGFTLFAPTDSAFSDLKSGTLNSLNNEEKIRLMQFHTLPKFYSLENFQTVTNPVRTQAGDTNPGDYPLNVTTAGSQVNISTGLVNATVSGTIFSAKQLAVYRVDKVLLPLDIFVPKAPPAPAPAPLPVKPKAKKKAAASPKSSTTTTTPHPTPTLVVDSGALGLTKHGIPVSVGISLFIAAFSL